A window of the Nisaea acidiphila genome harbors these coding sequences:
- the gltX gene encoding glutamate--tRNA ligase has translation MSVVTRFAPSPTGFLHIGGARTALYNWLYARHTGGKYLVRIEDTDRARSTPEAVQAIFDGLSWLGLLGDEEPVYQSTRLERHAEVARELVEKGQAYYCYCTPDELTAMREEAKAAGKPMRYNGMWRDRNPSEAPAGVDPVVRLKAPLTGETTLVDHVQGEITVQNEQLDDFVLLRGDGTPTYMLSVVVDDHDMGITHVLRGDDHLNNAFRQAALYRAMDWEVPEFGHIPLIHGPDGGKLSKRHGALGVDAYREMGYLPEAMNNYLLRLGWGHGDDEIISSAQAIDWFTLEAVGRSPSRFDLAKLENLNGHYIREADDARLTELVLEGLSGVDEIGRARILKGMNGLKQRAKTMVELTENSAFYAAAVPLTFTEKAQGLLTEDAVAHLTTLTARLEALPDWTEESVEGAVREVAEESGLKLGKLAQPLRAALTGSTVSPGIFEVAAVLERAETLARLKAICGTAQ, from the coding sequence ATGTCCGTCGTCACGCGCTTCGCCCCCTCGCCGACCGGTTTCCTCCATATCGGCGGCGCCAGGACGGCGCTCTACAACTGGCTCTATGCGCGGCACACGGGCGGAAAATATCTCGTCCGCATCGAGGATACCGATCGCGCCCGCTCCACCCCGGAAGCGGTGCAGGCGATCTTCGACGGCCTTTCCTGGCTCGGTCTGCTCGGCGACGAGGAACCGGTCTACCAGTCGACCCGTCTTGAACGGCACGCGGAAGTCGCCCGCGAGCTGGTGGAAAAGGGCCAGGCCTATTACTGCTACTGCACGCCCGACGAGCTCACCGCCATGCGCGAGGAAGCCAAGGCCGCCGGAAAGCCTATGCGCTACAACGGCATGTGGCGCGACCGTAATCCGTCCGAGGCGCCGGCCGGCGTCGATCCCGTGGTGCGTCTCAAAGCTCCCCTGACCGGCGAAACCACCCTGGTGGACCATGTCCAGGGCGAGATCACGGTGCAGAACGAGCAGCTCGACGATTTCGTGTTGCTGCGGGGAGACGGTACACCGACCTATATGCTCTCCGTGGTGGTCGACGATCACGATATGGGCATCACCCATGTGCTGCGCGGCGATGACCATCTGAACAATGCTTTCCGTCAAGCCGCGCTTTACCGCGCGATGGATTGGGAAGTGCCGGAATTCGGCCATATCCCGCTGATCCACGGCCCGGACGGCGGCAAGCTGTCCAAGCGCCACGGCGCGCTCGGCGTCGATGCCTATCGCGAGATGGGCTATCTGCCGGAGGCCATGAACAACTACCTGCTGCGCCTCGGCTGGGGGCATGGAGACGACGAGATCATCTCCAGCGCCCAGGCGATCGATTGGTTCACGTTGGAAGCCGTCGGCCGCTCGCCGTCGCGCTTCGACCTCGCCAAGCTGGAAAACCTCAACGGTCATTACATCCGCGAAGCGGACGACGCGCGGCTGACCGAGCTGGTGCTTGAAGGGCTGAGCGGCGTCGACGAAATCGGCCGCGCGCGGATTCTGAAAGGCATGAATGGCCTGAAACAGCGCGCCAAGACCATGGTCGAGCTGACCGAGAATTCCGCTTTTTACGCTGCGGCCGTGCCGTTGACCTTCACCGAAAAGGCACAGGGCCTGCTGACGGAAGACGCCGTGGCGCATCTGACGACACTTACGGCACGCCTTGAGGCACTGCCGGACTGGACGGAAGAGTCCGTAGAAGGCGCGGTCCGGGAAGTCGCCGAAGAATCCGGACTGAAACTCGGTAAACTGGCCCAGCCTTTGCGCGCCGCCCTCACGGGATCGACCGTCTCTCCCGGTATTTTCGAGGTTGCCGCGGTACTGGAACGCGCAGAAACCCTAGCCAGACTCAAGGCGATTTGCGGCACTGCACAATAA
- a CDS encoding citrate synthase, producing the protein MNKPNTGSFTLTDNQTGKSYELPVLHASVGPNVVDVRKFYAETDHFTYDPGFTSTGSCESGLTFIDGDKGILLHRGYRIEDLAANCSFLEVAHLLLNGELPNKEQKAKFDHDVTYHTMVHEQLSNFYRGFRRDAHPMAVLCGVVGALSAFYHDSTDINDPHARMVASFRLIAKMPTLAAMAYKYSIGQPFNYPKNDLTYAENFLHMMFSVPAEEYKMDPVLAKAMDRLFILHADHEQNASTSTVRLAGSSGANPFACIAAGIASLWGPAHGGANEAVLTMLNQIGHKDNINEFIKKAKDKDDPFRLMGFGHRVYKNYDPRAKVMQESCHEVLEVLGVEDPLLELAMELEKIALSDEYFVDRKLFPNVDFYSGIVLKAMGFPTSMFTVLFAVARTTGWVAQWKESIEDPQAKIGRPRQLYTGPTERPFVPLDKR; encoded by the coding sequence ATGAACAAACCAAACACCGGCAGCTTTACGCTCACCGATAATCAGACCGGCAAGAGTTACGAACTCCCTGTCCTGCACGCCTCGGTCGGTCCCAACGTGGTCGACGTCCGCAAGTTTTACGCCGAGACCGATCATTTCACCTACGATCCCGGCTTCACCTCGACCGGCTCCTGCGAGTCCGGCCTCACCTTCATCGACGGCGACAAAGGTATCCTGCTGCACCGCGGCTACCGCATCGAAGATCTCGCCGCCAACTGCAGCTTCCTCGAGGTTGCCCATCTGCTCCTGAACGGCGAACTGCCGAACAAGGAACAGAAGGCCAAATTCGACCATGACGTCACCTATCACACGATGGTGCACGAGCAGTTGAGCAACTTCTACCGGGGTTTCCGTCGCGACGCGCACCCGATGGCCGTGCTCTGCGGCGTGGTCGGCGCGCTTTCCGCCTTCTACCACGACTCCACGGACATCAACGATCCGCATGCCCGGATGGTCGCCTCCTTCCGCCTGATCGCGAAGATGCCTACCCTTGCTGCCATGGCCTACAAGTACTCGATCGGCCAGCCGTTCAACTACCCGAAGAACGATCTCACCTACGCCGAAAACTTCCTGCACATGATGTTCTCGGTCCCGGCAGAGGAATACAAGATGGACCCGGTGCTGGCGAAGGCCATGGACCGCCTGTTCATTCTGCATGCCGACCACGAGCAGAACGCGTCGACCTCGACCGTCCGCCTCGCCGGCTCCTCCGGCGCCAACCCGTTCGCCTGCATCGCCGCCGGCATCGCCTCGCTTTGGGGCCCGGCGCATGGCGGAGCGAACGAGGCCGTGCTGACGATGCTCAACCAGATCGGCCACAAGGACAACATCAACGAGTTCATCAAGAAGGCGAAGGACAAGGACGATCCGTTCCGCCTGATGGGCTTCGGGCACCGGGTCTACAAGAACTACGATCCCCGCGCCAAGGTGATGCAGGAGAGCTGCCACGAAGTGCTCGAGGTGCTCGGCGTCGAGGATCCGCTGCTCGAACTGGCGATGGAACTCGAGAAAATCGCGCTCTCGGACGAGTATTTCGTCGACCGCAAGCTGTTCCCGAACGTCGACTTCTATTCGGGCATCGTGCTCAAGGCGATGGGCTTCCCGACCTCCATGTTCACCGTGCTGTTTGCTGTCGCCCGCACCACGGGCTGGGTGGCGCAGTGGAAGGAAAGCATCGAGGATCCGCAAGCCAAGATCGGCCGTCCGCGCCAGCTCTATACCGGCCCGACCGAGCGTCCGTTCGTCCCGCTCGACAAGCGGTAA
- the lpxB gene encoding lipid-A-disaccharide synthase, whose amino-acid sequence MSAEVAETPLVYIVAGEASGDLLAAGMMRALKKVTGGKIRFAGVGGDLMRAEGLESLFPISEMAVMGVFEILPHAPKLLRRIKQTVADILEKQPDILVTVDSKAFSLRVQKRLYKRREAGGPVGFPLVHMVAPTVWAWRPGRAKVISRFLDRLLVLFPFERPYFEEHGLKTTFVGHPASTQPVGDGAGLRARTQIAPRAPVLGVLPGSRPGEVRRLLPVFGETVRRLIARYPDLRILVPTVSGVAEQVRETVKDWPGTAIVIEGEAEKYNAFDAMNVALAASGTVTLELALAGVPTAVGYKVSPLSAPIGRRLVNLEAVVLANRILGRPVQPFFLQENCTPDALTVSIARLFDDTRARADCAAAARELRELLGTGAVSPSETAALTVADAAGISPAETA is encoded by the coding sequence ATGAGCGCGGAAGTGGCCGAAACGCCGCTGGTCTATATCGTCGCCGGCGAAGCGTCCGGGGATCTGCTCGCGGCCGGGATGATGCGCGCCCTCAAGAAGGTGACCGGAGGAAAGATCCGTTTCGCCGGGGTCGGCGGCGATCTGATGCGGGCGGAAGGCCTGGAGAGCCTGTTTCCGATCTCGGAAATGGCGGTCATGGGAGTGTTTGAGATCCTTCCCCATGCCCCCAAGCTCCTGCGCCGGATCAAGCAGACTGTTGCCGATATCCTCGAGAAGCAGCCGGATATTCTGGTCACGGTGGACTCGAAGGCGTTCAGTCTCCGCGTGCAGAAACGCCTCTACAAGCGCCGGGAGGCGGGAGGCCCGGTCGGTTTCCCGCTGGTCCATATGGTGGCGCCGACGGTCTGGGCCTGGCGCCCGGGCCGGGCCAAGGTGATTTCCCGGTTCCTGGATCGCTTGCTGGTGCTGTTTCCTTTCGAACGGCCCTATTTCGAAGAGCATGGACTGAAGACGACGTTCGTCGGCCATCCGGCTTCGACGCAGCCTGTCGGTGATGGCGCTGGGCTTCGGGCGCGGACGCAAATTGCTCCGCGAGCACCGGTGCTTGGAGTTCTTCCGGGCAGCCGACCTGGCGAAGTGCGGCGTCTGTTGCCGGTATTCGGCGAGACGGTGCGCCGGCTGATAGCCCGCTATCCCGATCTCAGAATCCTCGTTCCGACGGTGTCCGGTGTCGCCGAACAGGTGCGGGAGACTGTCAAGGACTGGCCGGGGACGGCAATCGTCATCGAAGGTGAGGCGGAGAAGTACAACGCGTTCGATGCCATGAACGTCGCGCTTGCGGCCTCTGGCACCGTGACTCTCGAACTGGCGCTTGCGGGGGTCCCCACGGCGGTTGGCTACAAAGTTAGTCCGCTTTCCGCGCCGATCGGAAGGCGGCTGGTCAATCTTGAGGCGGTCGTACTGGCAAACCGTATTCTGGGCCGGCCGGTGCAGCCGTTCTTTCTGCAGGAAAACTGCACGCCGGATGCGCTTACGGTCTCGATCGCACGCCTGTTCGACGACACAAGGGCCCGTGCCGATTGTGCCGCCGCGGCCCGCGAGCTCCGTGAGTTGCTCGGTACCGGAGCGGTTTCCCCGTCGGAAACCGCGGCTCTGACCGTTGCCGATGCTGCCGGAATATCCCCGGCCGAAACAGCCTGA
- a CDS encoding LpxI family protein: MPKLGILAGGGVLPRRIAERRLESGERVFVIAFEGQTDPATVEGLEHAWMRLGATGAALKRLKEASVEEVVMAGPMRRPAFSDLTLDMRSVKALARAGRKAFGDDGLLSLIIEEIERDGFRVVGIDDVLGGYLMPAGAITESRPDENAEQDIARGLEVLAALSPADVGQAVVVQEGLVLAVEAVEGTDAMVARAGDVKRSGAPGPILVKTRKRGQERRADLPTIGVETVRGAIASGFRGIAVETGATIVIDREAVVEAADAAGLFVSGIVAAEPGEET; the protein is encoded by the coding sequence ATGCCCAAGCTCGGAATTCTGGCCGGCGGCGGGGTGCTTCCCCGCCGGATTGCCGAGCGCCGTCTGGAAAGCGGCGAGAGGGTTTTCGTCATCGCTTTCGAGGGCCAGACCGATCCTGCGACAGTTGAGGGGCTGGAACATGCCTGGATGCGTCTTGGGGCGACAGGGGCTGCCCTTAAGCGGCTCAAGGAAGCATCGGTCGAGGAGGTTGTGATGGCCGGACCGATGCGGCGACCGGCTTTTTCAGACCTCACTCTCGACATGCGCTCGGTAAAGGCTTTAGCCCGCGCCGGCCGCAAGGCGTTCGGCGATGACGGTCTGTTGTCCCTGATCATCGAGGAGATCGAGCGCGACGGCTTTCGGGTTGTCGGAATCGATGACGTGCTCGGCGGCTATCTGATGCCGGCGGGTGCGATTACGGAATCCCGGCCGGATGAGAACGCAGAGCAGGATATCGCGCGCGGGCTCGAGGTCCTGGCCGCCCTCAGTCCGGCGGATGTCGGGCAGGCCGTGGTAGTACAGGAGGGACTCGTTCTCGCGGTCGAAGCCGTGGAAGGCACGGATGCCATGGTTGCCCGGGCTGGAGACGTGAAGCGAAGCGGAGCTCCGGGACCGATCCTCGTCAAAACCCGCAAGCGCGGGCAGGAACGGCGTGCCGATTTGCCGACCATTGGCGTCGAGACGGTGCGCGGCGCGATCGCTTCGGGGTTCCGGGGCATAGCCGTCGAGACCGGCGCCACGATCGTCATCGATCGGGAAGCGGTTGTCGAAGCGGCGGATGCGGCGGGACTCTTCGTCTCCGGAATTGTTGCCGCTGAACCGGGTGAAGAGACATGA
- the lpxA gene encoding acyl-ACP--UDP-N-acetylglucosamine O-acyltransferase: MTAQETKIHPTAIVDAAAEIGSGVEIGPYSVIGPDVVLGDGCRLKSHVVVEGRTRIGAETEIFPFTSIGQIPQDLKYNGEPSELHIGARNVIREHVTMNPGTEGGGMLTKVGDGCLFMAGSHVAHDCMVGDNVILANNATLAGHVSVGDFVILGGLSAVRQFCRIGKHAMVGGLTGVENDVIPFGTVMGDRARLSGLNLIGLKRRGYTPDQISELRKAYRLLFADEGTFQERVDEVAREYQDHEAVAEIVAFIRATSSRGAICQPSKD; this comes from the coding sequence ATGACCGCACAGGAGACCAAGATCCATCCCACCGCGATCGTGGACGCGGCGGCGGAGATCGGCAGCGGTGTGGAGATCGGTCCCTACAGCGTCATTGGCCCCGATGTGGTGCTTGGCGACGGATGCCGTCTCAAGTCCCATGTGGTGGTCGAGGGGCGTACCCGGATCGGCGCGGAAACCGAGATCTTTCCCTTCACCTCGATCGGGCAGATCCCGCAGGACCTCAAATATAACGGCGAGCCGTCCGAGCTGCATATCGGTGCGCGGAACGTCATTCGCGAGCACGTGACGATGAACCCCGGCACCGAGGGCGGGGGCATGCTGACCAAGGTCGGCGACGGCTGTCTTTTCATGGCGGGCTCTCATGTCGCGCACGACTGCATGGTCGGCGACAACGTGATTCTGGCGAACAACGCAACTCTGGCGGGACATGTCTCGGTCGGCGATTTCGTCATTCTCGGCGGCCTCAGCGCGGTGCGTCAATTCTGCCGGATCGGCAAGCACGCCATGGTCGGCGGACTGACCGGCGTCGAGAATGATGTCATTCCGTTCGGCACGGTCATGGGCGACCGGGCGCGGTTGTCCGGTCTCAACTTGATCGGCCTGAAGCGGCGCGGATACACGCCCGATCAGATCTCTGAACTCCGCAAGGCCTACCGGCTCCTCTTTGCCGACGAAGGCACCTTTCAGGAGCGGGTGGACGAGGTCGCGCGGGAATATCAGGATCACGAGGCGGTCGCGGAAATCGTCGCCTTCATCCGTGCCACGAGCAGTCGCGGCGCGATCTGTCAGCCCAGCAAGGACTGA
- the fabZ gene encoding 3-hydroxyacyl-ACP dehydratase FabZ, whose product MSAADSETGTVTKTDIDVNRVMELIPHRYPFLMVDRIEEIELDVRAVGIKNVSINENFFQGHFPTRPVFPGVLIIESMAQTAGCLVVATLGEEAEGKLVYFMTIDDARFRKPVVPGDQLKIHVEKARNRGPVWKFTGAAKVDGVLVAEATFSAMIVDK is encoded by the coding sequence ATGAGCGCCGCAGACTCAGAGACCGGAACGGTCACCAAGACGGATATCGACGTCAACCGCGTGATGGAACTGATCCCGCACCGCTATCCGTTCCTGATGGTGGACCGGATCGAGGAGATCGAGCTCGACGTCCGGGCCGTCGGGATCAAGAACGTTTCCATCAACGAAAACTTCTTCCAGGGCCATTTTCCCACCCGTCCGGTGTTTCCGGGAGTGCTCATCATCGAGTCGATGGCGCAGACGGCGGGATGTCTCGTCGTTGCGACACTTGGCGAGGAGGCCGAAGGCAAGCTGGTCTATTTCATGACCATCGACGATGCCCGCTTCCGTAAACCGGTCGTGCCGGGTGACCAGCTGAAGATCCATGTCGAGAAGGCGCGCAACCGCGGACCGGTCTGGAAGTTCACCGGGGCGGCGAAAGTCGACGGCGTGCTCGTCGCCGAAGCCACCTTCTCCGCAATGATCGTGGACAAATAG
- the lpxD gene encoding UDP-3-O-(3-hydroxymyristoyl)glucosamine N-acyltransferase, translating to MADKRFFAKSGSYSIADLAERVGGELMNCPAPDTVIEDVASVEEAAGSDICFVENRRYVAALGSSKAGVCLLPRNIADRAPEAMPLIVSERPRRAFAKIAALFYPQEDHRTGVDQSAHVDPSAELGDGCFVGPGATIGAGAKIGAGVKICANACVGEAVVIGDGTVIGENASVSHALIGARVVIYPGARVGTCGFGFEVDESGLVKMPQLGRAIIEDDVEIGANSCVDRGSGPDTVIGRATMIDNLVQIGHNVQIGKGCIICGQAGIAGSARIGNYVVLAGQVGVGGHLEIGDGVQVAAMSGVSNSIAPGQKVGGMPTVPINDFRRQIAAVKALGRRKSDQENK from the coding sequence ATGGCTGACAAGAGGTTCTTCGCTAAATCGGGCAGTTACTCGATCGCCGATCTTGCGGAACGGGTTGGCGGAGAACTCATGAATTGCCCGGCTCCCGATACCGTAATCGAGGATGTGGCGTCGGTCGAAGAAGCCGCCGGCAGTGATATCTGTTTTGTGGAAAATCGCCGCTATGTCGCCGCGCTCGGCTCTTCGAAAGCCGGCGTCTGCCTGCTTCCGAGAAATATTGCCGACCGCGCGCCCGAGGCCATGCCGCTCATCGTCAGCGAGCGGCCGCGGAGGGCGTTCGCCAAGATCGCGGCACTATTTTATCCGCAGGAGGACCACCGGACCGGTGTCGATCAATCAGCGCATGTGGATCCGTCCGCAGAGCTGGGCGACGGCTGCTTCGTTGGTCCCGGAGCCACGATTGGTGCGGGCGCGAAGATCGGTGCGGGAGTGAAAATCTGCGCCAATGCCTGTGTCGGAGAGGCTGTGGTCATCGGCGACGGGACGGTGATCGGCGAGAATGCGTCTGTCAGCCACGCATTGATCGGCGCGCGCGTGGTGATCTATCCGGGAGCGCGGGTCGGTACCTGTGGATTCGGTTTTGAAGTGGACGAAAGCGGTCTCGTAAAGATGCCGCAGCTCGGGCGGGCGATCATCGAGGACGATGTCGAGATCGGCGCCAATAGCTGTGTCGATAGGGGCAGCGGTCCGGACACGGTTATCGGTCGCGCTACCATGATTGATAATCTGGTGCAGATCGGCCACAACGTACAGATCGGAAAAGGCTGTATTATTTGCGGTCAGGCCGGTATCGCGGGGTCCGCCCGGATAGGCAATTACGTGGTGCTGGCCGGTCAGGTCGGCGTCGGCGGGCACCTTGAGATCGGCGACGGTGTGCAGGTGGCGGCCATGTCGGGTGTCAGCAACTCGATTGCACCCGGCCAGAAGGTCGGCGGCATGCCGACGGTGCCGATTAACGATTTTCGCCGGCAGATCGCCGCGGTCAAAGCGTTGGGGCGACGGAAGTCAGACCAGGAGAACAAATGA
- a CDS encoding OmpH family outer membrane protein: protein MDKIPPVSVAVVDAQLIMRQSEAAKVIRDQIEARRKIYEKDFQQRESGVREAEKALAQQRNILANDVFQARLREHQENVAALQRDGQSMKHQLDQAFGRANAKVRQAMIEIVADVAEESGVGLVLFKNQIFLGDRKIDLTEEIMKRLNQSLPSVEVTFSENGN, encoded by the coding sequence GTGGACAAGATTCCGCCGGTGAGCGTGGCCGTGGTCGATGCGCAGCTCATTATGCGTCAGTCGGAAGCCGCCAAGGTGATCCGCGATCAGATCGAGGCGCGTCGGAAGATCTACGAGAAAGACTTCCAACAGCGTGAATCCGGTGTGCGGGAGGCTGAGAAGGCGCTCGCACAGCAGCGGAATATACTTGCCAACGACGTCTTCCAGGCACGCCTCCGGGAGCATCAGGAGAATGTCGCGGCGCTTCAGCGCGACGGCCAGTCCATGAAGCATCAGCTCGACCAGGCGTTCGGCCGGGCCAATGCTAAGGTGCGCCAGGCCATGATCGAGATCGTCGCGGATGTTGCCGAAGAGAGCGGAGTCGGTCTCGTGCTCTTCAAGAACCAGATTTTTCTGGGCGACCGAAAGATTGACCTTACAGAAGAGATCATGAAGCGGCTCAATCAGAGTTTGCCGAGCGTCGAGGTCACCTTCTCGGAAAATGGTAACTAG
- the bamA gene encoding outer membrane protein assembly factor BamA, with amino-acid sequence MSARLALARSFFAIAFAAACFLGTPLLPGAVSSAFAQTMQVDEIEVVGTQRVDPETVRSYMSVKVGDVADAAMLDRSLKALFGTGLFADVSIRPEGRRLIVTVVENPVINRIAFEGNKRIKDEDLGREVQLQPRRVFTRTRVQQDVQRILDVYRLSGRFAASVEPKVIQLEQNRVDLVFEIDEGPLTRIRSISFIGNKVFSDSKLRDKIQTKEYAFWRILTTTDTYDPDRLSFDRELLRRFYLSEGYADFKVVNAVAELTPDQKDFVVTFTLEEGEQYTFGEIDYDIRLKGIEAEALQPLIETIPGETYDADLVDDAVDEITDYLGTLGFAFVDVRPQPNQDREGRTVGITYFVGEGPKVFVERIDIEGNVRTLDRVIRREFQLAEGDAFNTSKMRRSNRRIRNLGFFKSVDVTNREGSQPDRTVITATVEEQSTGEISFGIGFSTVDSVIGDIGIRERNLLGRGQDLRLKFSGSTNRQQFDVGFTEPYFMDRDVSAGFDLFRILRDETDDSSFKEESTGARLRAGYDLAEDLRHSVNYLIKTTEIKDVEDDASRFVRDQEGSETVSQIGHVLTYDTRDSRSDPTEGYFASIGNDLAGLGGTVAHLRTNVRGAYYVPIYEDYVLGLIGEGGYIFGLDDDVGIAERYFVGGNNFRGFARNGIGPRDSDSGDALGGNTYYVGTAEVGFPLGLPGDLGIKGFVFTDVGSLYGIDDSGSEIVDSSKLRASVGTGLAWATAFGLIRIDVAQAVLKEDVDDTEIFRFSFGTRF; translated from the coding sequence GTGTCGGCACGGCTGGCGCTTGCCCGTTCCTTTTTCGCCATCGCGTTCGCCGCGGCGTGTTTCCTCGGAACTCCGTTGCTTCCCGGCGCGGTGTCGTCTGCCTTTGCGCAGACGATGCAGGTCGACGAGATAGAGGTTGTCGGCACGCAGCGCGTGGATCCCGAAACCGTTCGGTCCTACATGTCGGTCAAGGTCGGTGACGTTGCCGACGCTGCCATGCTCGACCGGTCCCTGAAGGCGCTGTTCGGCACCGGTCTCTTTGCCGATGTCAGTATCCGCCCGGAGGGGCGCCGCCTGATCGTCACCGTGGTCGAGAACCCGGTGATCAACCGGATCGCCTTCGAAGGCAACAAGCGGATCAAGGATGAAGACCTGGGTCGGGAAGTTCAGCTGCAGCCGCGGCGCGTCTTCACCCGGACCCGCGTCCAGCAGGACGTGCAGCGCATCCTCGATGTCTACCGCCTCAGTGGCCGCTTCGCCGCGTCGGTGGAGCCGAAGGTGATCCAGCTGGAACAGAACCGCGTCGATCTCGTGTTCGAAATCGACGAGGGACCGCTGACCCGGATCCGCTCGATTTCGTTCATCGGCAACAAGGTGTTCAGCGATTCCAAGCTGCGCGACAAGATCCAGACCAAGGAATACGCGTTCTGGCGCATTCTCACGACGACAGATACCTACGATCCGGACCGGCTCAGCTTTGATCGGGAACTGTTGCGCCGGTTCTATCTGAGCGAGGGGTATGCCGACTTCAAGGTCGTCAACGCTGTCGCCGAGCTGACGCCGGACCAGAAGGACTTCGTGGTTACCTTCACGCTGGAGGAGGGTGAGCAGTACACTTTCGGCGAGATCGACTACGACATACGCCTGAAAGGTATCGAGGCGGAGGCGCTTCAGCCGCTTATCGAGACCATTCCGGGCGAAACCTATGACGCCGACCTTGTCGATGACGCGGTCGATGAGATCACCGACTATCTCGGGACACTCGGCTTCGCTTTTGTCGATGTGCGCCCGCAACCGAACCAGGACCGTGAGGGCCGGACCGTCGGGATCACCTATTTCGTTGGCGAAGGCCCGAAGGTGTTCGTGGAACGGATCGACATCGAAGGAAATGTGCGAACGCTGGACCGTGTCATCCGGCGCGAATTCCAGCTGGCCGAGGGCGATGCCTTCAACACTTCCAAGATGCGCCGCTCGAACCGCAGAATCCGGAATTTGGGCTTCTTTAAGAGTGTGGATGTGACGAACCGGGAAGGTTCGCAGCCCGACCGGACCGTGATCACGGCGACGGTCGAAGAGCAGTCGACCGGCGAGATATCCTTCGGCATCGGTTTCTCGACGGTCGACAGTGTCATCGGCGATATCGGCATCCGCGAGCGGAACCTGCTTGGCCGCGGTCAGGACCTGAGGCTGAAGTTCTCCGGATCCACGAACCGGCAGCAGTTCGACGTCGGCTTTACAGAGCCGTACTTCATGGATCGTGACGTTTCCGCCGGCTTCGACCTCTTCCGCATCCTGCGTGACGAGACCGACGACAGCTCCTTCAAGGAAGAGAGCACCGGAGCACGCCTGCGCGCCGGATACGATCTGGCTGAGGACCTCCGGCACTCGGTCAACTACCTGATCAAGACGACGGAAATCAAAGACGTGGAAGATGACGCGTCCCGTTTCGTCCGCGATCAGGAAGGGTCAGAGACGGTTTCGCAGATCGGGCACGTTCTGACTTACGATACCCGCGACAGCAGGTCGGATCCGACCGAGGGGTACTTTGCGAGTATCGGCAACGATCTTGCCGGGCTTGGCGGAACCGTCGCGCATTTGAGGACCAATGTCCGCGGCGCCTACTATGTTCCGATCTACGAGGATTATGTCCTCGGCCTGATCGGAGAGGGCGGATACATTTTCGGTCTCGATGACGATGTTGGCATTGCGGAGCGCTATTTCGTCGGCGGTAACAATTTCCGGGGTTTCGCGCGAAACGGTATCGGGCCACGTGATTCCGATAGTGGTGACGCGCTGGGCGGCAACACCTATTATGTCGGGACAGCCGAAGTCGGATTTCCTTTGGGGCTTCCGGGCGACCTCGGGATCAAGGGATTTGTCTTTACCGATGTCGGATCGCTCTACGGGATCGACGATAGCGGCTCGGAAATCGTAGACAGCTCGAAATTGCGTGCGTCTGTCGGTACGGGCCTGGCATGGGCCACCGCTTTCGGCCTGATCCGCATCGATGTAGCACAAGCAGTTTTGAAGGAAGATGTCGATGATACTGAAATCTTTAGGTTCAGTTTCGGAACGCGCTTCTAG